AAGGCGAATTTAGAAAGCCTTACAGGGGTTTTCCTTCGCAAGACAATATTGACAAAAATCACGAACTCCACAAATCTTGACAGGAGAGTTGCTAGTGATGCTCCATAAACACCTAGAGGTTGGATCGGTCCAAAACCAAAAATCAGCACGTAGTTCACCACTGTATTGATCGACAGAGCGACAAGACTTACATACATAGGGATTCTGGCTTTTTCCACTGTTCTCAAAGCCATCGCGATAATAAAAGAAAATGATGTCAGGAACGTTGAAAAGGCTACTGGCCTTGCATATGTCGCGCCGGTTCTTATTACTTCAGTATCGGTAGTGAAGATCATTAATACTCTTTCGGGGAAAAAGAACAACAGCACAAAGAATACAACGGCGGCTCCCATGGTAATGTAGAGAATGTGCCCGAGCGTCTTCTCGATGTTCTTTTCGTCTCTTTTTCCCCAGTACTGCGAAACGAATATTCCGGCTCCGCTAGAAACTCCAAAGGTGAGAATATTGAGAATAAAGACCACCTGATTCACCAGACCCACGGAAGCTATTGCGGTTGTGCCTAATTGTCCAATCATAAGGTTGTCAATGAGATTGAGGCCGGTAGATATTAGATTTTGAAGTGTTATAGGTATCGCAATGGAAAGCATTCGCCTAGTGAAATCCTTCATATCGACCTCCAAAAATTGAACCGTTGAATTATACAGCTATTTCTCGAGATAGGCAATAGTACGACCGAAGAAGCAAAAGCACCATAAGTTGCTATAATGATGATAATAAGTATTTCGCATTATAAAGGGGTGTCTCTGTGAAGAAAATCGGAATAATCATTTGTGGTCGGTATCAGAGTTGTGGGGGAGGGAAATGTCTCAGAGCAATGAGAGAACATGTGGGTGGTTTTTCCATTTATCCTGATGAAGAAGAACTGGTTCTTGTCGGTTATTCTTATTGTGGAGGCTGTCCGGGGGGAAATGTAGAATACGTGCCTCAAGAAATGATCAAGAACGGAGCCGAAGTAATTCATCTCGCAACTGGAATGGTGGTGGGTTATCCACCTTGTCCACGACTAAGTCAATTCAAGGAGTTCATTGAGAGTTACTATGAGATTCCAGTCGTGATTGGGACTCATCCCATACCAATGAAATATCTCACCGCCCACGAGAAGCTTTCATTCTGGGAGAAATCAGACATGTATGAAAAAGCGGAACACCTGATGAAAGAGGATAGGGAGATAATGAAGGCGTATGACTGATCCGGAATCTCCCGATCTTGTCGGGCCTGAAACCGGGGGAAGAGATGATTAGTGAGAAAAGAATCTCTCAGTATATTCGAAGCGCACTGAGCACTATCAGTGCCGACAGAGAATCGAAAGAGAAAATTAGAAGAGAAATGAACTACGATATCCAAAACAAGGTCTTCGACAGCGGTAAAGGGGATCCTTTTGAAGTGCTGGGAAACCCCGCTTCGTATGCCAGAGAATTTATAGAAGAGAGGAAATCGACTTACCCTCAGGTTCGCACGAGGTTTTCTCGGACTTGCGGTATCGGAGGCCACGCCGGTTATGAATTTATTTCTAAGGCAACTGTTTTAGGCCTGCCTTTCATCCACATTAATACGCGTCCGTTTGGAGTTGCAAAAGGCATCATTGCAGTCGTGAATGTGGCAATCGGAGTGTTGGCCATTGGTGGAGTTTCAATCGGACTTTTCAGCTTTGGAGGGGTAGCGCTTTCTCTTCAGCTTTCTCTGGGTGGATTGTCTGCCAGTCTTTTCTCTACATTTGGCGGATTGGCAACTGCGTTGTATCTA
This genomic window from Mesotoga sp. Brook.08.105.5.1 contains:
- a CDS encoding MATE family efflux transporter, translated to MKDFTRRMLSIAIPITLQNLISTGLNLIDNLMIGQLGTTAIASVGLVNQVVFILNILTFGVSSGAGIFVSQYWGKRDEKNIEKTLGHILYITMGAAVVFFVLLFFFPERVLMIFTTDTEVIRTGATYARPVAFSTFLTSFSFIIAMALRTVEKARIPMYVSLVALSINTVVNYVLIFGFGPIQPLGVYGASLATLLSRFVEFVIFVNIVLRRKTPVRLSKFAFKFEAPFFKRLMKYATPVIVNEFLWSLGITMYSLVMARMGTEFIAARNISSTIENFGFVIFGGLASATVVMVGAELGRNNFTQAKYNAKKLLQLTVMTAVATGLIIILLSRIIVNFYNIDQGLKNIVLTIIIIVGISQPIKMFNAVNIVGVLRSGGDTRAAMIIEIASLWGVGIPLVAVTGLVLKWPLTLVYVAMMIEELFKAILGVRRTLTWKWLKNVVD
- a CDS encoding CGGC domain-containing protein, translated to MKKIGIIICGRYQSCGGGKCLRAMREHVGGFSIYPDEEELVLVGYSYCGGCPGGNVEYVPQEMIKNGAEVIHLATGMVVGYPPCPRLSQFKEFIESYYEIPVVIGTHPIPMKYLTAHEKLSFWEKSDMYEKAEHLMKEDREIMKAYD